A stretch of Corallococcus macrosporus DNA encodes these proteins:
- the trxB gene encoding thioredoxin-disulfide reductase, with the protein MSQDKIQKVTIIGSGPAGYTAAIYAARANLEPVVFAGGPTLEHPQRVPGGQLMVTTDVENYPGFPEGITGPELMERFQKQAERFNTVIHMENITKVDFSKRPFLLESESGIQVRSETVIISTGATAKWLGVKGEDTYKNRGVSACATCDGAFYKKQDVLVVGGGDTAMEEATYLAKIVNHVTLIHRRDTLRASKVMQERALNNPKISFMWNSAVEEVVGNAKGMTGAVVRNLKTGDSQLVNAQGLFVAIGHTPNTELFQGILETHQGGYLKTIPGSTRTNIEGVFACGDVQDSYYRQAITAAGTGCMAAIDAERWLIEHGE; encoded by the coding sequence GTGTCGCAGGACAAGATCCAGAAGGTCACCATCATCGGTTCCGGCCCGGCGGGCTACACGGCCGCCATCTACGCGGCGCGCGCCAACCTGGAGCCCGTGGTGTTCGCCGGCGGCCCCACCCTGGAGCACCCCCAGCGCGTCCCGGGCGGCCAGCTCATGGTCACCACCGACGTGGAGAACTACCCCGGCTTCCCGGAGGGCATCACCGGTCCGGAGCTGATGGAGCGCTTCCAGAAGCAGGCGGAGCGCTTCAACACCGTCATCCACATGGAGAACATCACCAAGGTGGACTTCTCCAAGCGGCCCTTCCTGCTGGAGAGCGAGAGCGGCATCCAGGTGCGCTCGGAGACGGTCATCATCTCCACGGGCGCCACGGCCAAGTGGCTGGGCGTCAAGGGCGAGGACACCTACAAGAACCGCGGCGTGTCCGCGTGCGCCACCTGCGACGGCGCCTTCTACAAGAAGCAGGACGTGCTGGTGGTGGGCGGCGGCGACACGGCCATGGAAGAGGCCACGTACCTGGCGAAGATCGTCAACCACGTCACGCTCATCCACCGCCGCGACACGCTGCGCGCGTCCAAGGTGATGCAGGAGCGCGCGCTCAACAACCCGAAGATCTCCTTCATGTGGAACTCCGCCGTGGAGGAGGTGGTGGGCAACGCGAAGGGCATGACGGGCGCCGTGGTGCGCAACCTCAAGACGGGTGACAGCCAGCTCGTCAACGCGCAGGGCCTGTTCGTCGCCATCGGCCACACGCCGAACACGGAGCTGTTCCAGGGCATCCTGGAGACGCACCAGGGCGGCTACCTGAAGACGATTCCGGGCAGCACGCGCACCAACATCGAAGGCGTCTTCGCCTGCGGCGACGTGCAGGACAGCTACTACCGCCAGGCCATCACCGCGGCGGGCACCGGCTGCATGGCCGCCATCGACGCGGAGCGCTGGCTCATCGAGCACGGCGAGTAG
- a CDS encoding cyclic nucleotide-binding domain-containing protein, translated as MDAAVLKKVALFEGLTQGQLAKVARIAQPRTHVAGDYLFREGDAGQDMFILADGKVRISKSVPGIGEEALAILEPGQYFGEMAVIEDSPRSADAIAHTSCTVWVIERAKLDQLMFTDKDLAYVLLWTFVRTLSERLRETNDKIKAFFAISRF; from the coding sequence ATGGATGCCGCTGTCCTCAAGAAGGTTGCGCTCTTCGAGGGGTTGACCCAGGGCCAGCTCGCCAAGGTCGCCCGGATTGCCCAGCCGCGCACCCACGTGGCCGGTGATTACCTATTCCGGGAGGGTGACGCCGGCCAGGACATGTTCATCCTCGCCGACGGCAAGGTGCGCATTTCCAAATCCGTGCCGGGCATCGGGGAGGAGGCGCTCGCCATCCTCGAACCCGGCCAGTATTTCGGGGAGATGGCGGTCATCGAGGATTCACCCCGCTCCGCGGACGCCATCGCCCACACCTCGTGCACGGTGTGGGTCATCGAGCGCGCGAAGCTGGACCAACTGATGTTCACGGACAAGGACCTGGCCTACGTCCTCCTGTGGACGTTCGTCCGCACGCTGAGCGAGCGGCTTCGAGAGACGAACGACAAGATCAAGGCCTTCTTCGCCATCTCCCGCTTCTAG